A single Schistocerca piceifrons isolate TAMUIC-IGC-003096 chromosome 6, iqSchPice1.1, whole genome shotgun sequence DNA region contains:
- the LOC124802562 gene encoding uncharacterized protein LOC124802562 isoform X2 yields MKTDFGVIDFMVMDHIAMDHMVMGHLVMDHMVVGHLVMDHMVVDHMVMDHTVMDHTVMDHTVMDHTVMDHTVMDHTVMDHMVMGHLAVDHMVMDHLAVDHMAMAHTAMDHTVLDHTVMDHMVMVRMDMESMVMVRMDMESMVMVHMDMESMVMVPMVMAHMVMDLMDLDIMAQVPLIKDYMAMDTMVANKEAMKHLRMLCGLLTAVVVVKVRRRHRLCVLCQSALPQSETVQMHFFNQEVCLLKAT; encoded by the exons ATGAAGACGGATTTTGGGGTCATAGATTTCATGGTCATGGACCACATCGCCATGGACCAC ATGGTCATGGGCCACTTGGTCATGGACCACATGGTCGTGGGCCACTTGGTCATGGACCACATGGTTGTGGACCACATGGTCATGGACCACACGGTCATGGACCACACGGTCATGGACCACACGGTCATGGACCACACGGTCATGGACCACACGGTCATGGACCACACAGTCATGGACCACATGGTCATGGGCCACTTGGCTGTGGACCACATGGTCATGGACCATTTGGCTGTGGACCACATGGCCATGGCCCACACGGCCATGGACCACACGGTTTTGGACCACACGGTCATGGACCACATGGTCATGGTCCGCATGGACATGGAAAGCATGGTCATGGTCCGCATGGACATGGAAAGCATGGTCATGGTCCACATGGACATGGAAAGCATGGTCATGGTCCCCATGGTCATGGCCCACATGGTCATGGACCTCATGGACCTGGACATCATGGCCCAGGTTCCTCTGATCAAGGATTACATGGCCATGGACACCATGGTCGCAAACAAAGAGGCCATGAAACATCTGAGGATGTTATGTGGCTTGTTGACTGCTGTGGTTGTTGTGAAAGTGAGGAGGAGACATCGCCTGTGCGTGCTATGCCAAAGCGCCCTGCCACAGTCTGAAACagtgcaaatgcatttttttaatCAAGAAGTATGTTTACTGAAAGCAACATAA
- the LOC124802562 gene encoding uncharacterized protein LOC124802562 isoform X1 → MKTDFGVIDFMVMDHIAMDHMVMGHLVMDHMVMGHLVMDHMVVGHLVMDHMVVDHMVMDHTVMDHTVMDHTVMDHTVMDHTVMDHTVMDHMVMGHLAVDHMVMDHLAVDHMAMAHTAMDHTVLDHTVMDHMVMVRMDMESMVMVRMDMESMVMVHMDMESMVMVPMVMAHMVMDLMDLDIMAQVPLIKDYMAMDTMVANKEAMKHLRMLCGLLTAVVVVKVRRRHRLCVLCQSALPQSETVQMHFFNQEVCLLKAT, encoded by the coding sequence ATGAAGACGGATTTTGGGGTCATAGATTTCATGGTCATGGACCACATCGCCATGGACCACATGGTCATGGGCCACTTGGTCATGGACCACATGGTCATGGGCCACTTGGTCATGGACCACATGGTCGTGGGCCACTTGGTCATGGACCACATGGTTGTGGACCACATGGTCATGGACCACACGGTCATGGACCACACGGTCATGGACCACACGGTCATGGACCACACGGTCATGGACCACACGGTCATGGACCACACAGTCATGGACCACATGGTCATGGGCCACTTGGCTGTGGACCACATGGTCATGGACCATTTGGCTGTGGACCACATGGCCATGGCCCACACGGCCATGGACCACACGGTTTTGGACCACACGGTCATGGACCACATGGTCATGGTCCGCATGGACATGGAAAGCATGGTCATGGTCCGCATGGACATGGAAAGCATGGTCATGGTCCACATGGACATGGAAAGCATGGTCATGGTCCCCATGGTCATGGCCCACATGGTCATGGACCTCATGGACCTGGACATCATGGCCCAGGTTCCTCTGATCAAGGATTACATGGCCATGGACACCATGGTCGCAAACAAAGAGGCCATGAAACATCTGAGGATGTTATGTGGCTTGTTGACTGCTGTGGTTGTTGTGAAAGTGAGGAGGAGACATCGCCTGTGCGTGCTATGCCAAAGCGCCCTGCCACAGTCTGAAACagtgcaaatgcatttttttaatCAAGAAGTATGTTTACTGAAAGCAACATAA